The genomic window CTCCCAGAATGAGCAGAGGGATAAAAGATCCAACGGAGGCTGAGTTATTAGCAGATTCTGGAGCAGCTACCCCCCGAATATCTCCACTCCCGAATTGGTTGGGTCGCAGGAGTTTCTTCTCTGTTGCATAGGCGATAAAGCTAGCAATGGTTCCTCCTGCACCAGGTAAGACTCCAATCAAAAATCCTGAAACACAGCTCCTCAATGAGGTAGCTAGGGAACCTGTAATTTCCTTAAAAGTGATCCACAGGCTTGTTAGCGGCTGCATCTTTGATTGATCACTTTCCTTTTGTCCAAGCATGATAAGAATTTCACTGACAGCAAAAAATCCGATCACAACAACGATGAAGTCAATTCCATCATATAGCTCCATCATTCCGAAGGTCAATCGACTGACACCGGTTGTGGAGTCAATCCCAATTGCAGCAATTGCTAACCCTAAGAACGCCGAAATGATAGCTTTCAGCAAGCTTCCTTGGCTGAAACTTGATAGAGCAATAAATGCGAAGACCATCAAGACTGTGTACTCAGCAGGGCCAAAATTGATCGCAAGTTCAGCTAATTTTGGTGCAAACAAGGCAAGAAAAAAGATGGAGATAGTACCGCCAATGAAAGAAGCGATCGCCGACATAGCAAGTGCTTTTCCACCCAGGCCTTGTTTGGCCATTGCGTAGCCATCAATGGTTGTGACGGCTGCTGCAGATGTGCCTGGAACGTTGAGCAAAATGCTGGAGATGGAGTTCCCGTATTGTGAACCGTAGTAAATGCCTGCGAAAAGGATCATCACGGTAGCTGCTGGAACTTCCAAGGTGTAAACAATTGGAAACAGCACAGCTATGGCGTTGACGGGTCCAATTCCTGGCAACATGCCAATCACGGTTCCAAGGAAAACCCCTAACAAAACAAACAGGATATTTTGAAAAGTGAGGGCAGTTGCAAAGCCCTCAAAGAGTAGTTGGATGGATTCTATGTTTCCTCCTAGCTTTATTTCAGCCAGAGGCCACGACCGAGGGAAATCCCCAGCAGGTGGTCAAAAAGTAGAAGACAGAGGAGAGAAAGGATGACAGAGCAGAGAATGGCCTGCTTCCAATTTGCTCCGAAAAGTTTGGCAACAACAATCATCATGGCAATCATTGCCCCAAGAAACCCAGTGTAGGGTAGGAACACTGAATAAATGATGATCACACCCACAAGAGGTAGTCGCTTACGCCAATCCTCCCAGACTTCGGTTTCAAACTCATGTTGTGTTGGCCTAAGAACTAGTCCAAAACCAAGCAAAACCATTACGGAAGCAACCATATAGATCCAATGATGAGGACCAATATCCCCATTATAGAATCCTACTTGGATGAATTTTCCTGCGTATCCGTAGGCCAAACTAAATCCCAGTATGATCAGGGCAGATAGTCTGTCTGCTCCTCCCTCTCCCCAAGACTTCATTACTTCATAAAGCCAAGATCAGTGGAAATTTGTGCAACTTTTCCAATTTGGCCACCTACAAAGTTCTCAAAATCTTTACCAAAGGATTTGAATGGCGCTAGGCCGTTCTTAGCACTCAGGTCAGCCCATTGGCTTGAATTGGCAACTTTTGTGACAATGTCCACCCACTCGTTGTAGCGAGCATTGGAGATATTTTTGGGTACGTAGAAACCTCGCCAGTTAGCTCCAATCACGTCATACCCTTGCTCCTTGGCTGTTTTTGCTGAAGGAACAGCTGGAATTCGATCTGGAGCGAGGATCGCAAGGATTCGGATATTACCCTTCTTCTCGTATTCTACCAACTCTGAGATGTCACCGGTGAAAGCATCTGCTCGCTTGGAAAGGATTTCCAACATTGCAGTACCACCGTTGTCGAAGGAGATGTAATTGATCGCCTTCAGATCCGAGATTCCAGCTTTGTCAGCCACAATAAGAACTTTCAAGTGATCCCATCCCCCAGCGGAGCTGCCTCCAACAATTGCTGTACGTCGAGGGTTGTCTTTCATTGCTGTGACAAGATCACCCAAGGTTTTGAATTGTGAGTCTTTATGAACAGCAATCGCTCCGTAGTCTGCACCTAGGGCACCAACCCAGCGAACATCAGATGCCTTGAAACCAGAATAAACATTCTGTCCCAGGCGTGCTGCGGTAGCCATACTAGCTGCGACAATCAGATTCTCATCATCACCTCGCTTTGTTACAACGTGGGCATAAGCTTTTCCGCCACCTGCACCAGACATGTTGGTTACCGCCATTGTGCCATCAATTAGGCCCATGTCTCCCATTACTTGTGCAGCTGGTACACGACAAGTAAAATCCCATCCTCCTCCAGCACCTGCCGGCGCGATACATTCGGTATTGCCTGGCTTAGCCATCGCAACCCCAAGCATCGTGGTTGCCGCAATTGCAGTTCCAGTCAAGATTCCCAAAATTGATTGCATTGATTTTCGCATGCCATCCCTCCTAATTTTCGTAACACATGAATTGAAAACGAAGTTACCTCCGTTCCTGATGTCGAAAGTCCTTGGATTCCGTCAATTGTCGGAATTGTCACTTCGACCTAATTGATGCTTCAGGATAAACTCCTTTGCACTTTCGCAGCAAAGAAATATGTTGAACTTCTCTTCAAGTCAATCTTCTGGTTTTAAAATTTTTTGATTCTGTTTCGTGCATACTGTTCATAAAGTTCACAATCAAGCTGAGGAACTGATGCTGCCTAACCCAACACCAAGTTATTCCGGATTTCAAAAATGGATGCCTCGCTCACTTGGAAAAAGGATGTTGTTGTTGATGATGGGTTTGTTGATCCTCTTGGTTTGTGCGACGGGTTTCATTGGGAATCAAATTGTAACAGGAATCCTTAATGAATATATTGGTCGGGTAGCACTAAATGTTTCCCGCTCGGTCTCTCTTTCGCCGATAGTCTATCAGGGACTTATTCAGCTAGAGTCGGATGGGATCCAGAGATACGCTGAAAGTGTCCGGGAGGCAACAGGGGCAAGCTTTGTTGTGGTTGGTGATTATGAAGGCAAACGCTACAGTCACCCTGTACCTGAACGCATTGGTAAGTACATGGTTGGCGGGGATAATGAGAGAGCGCTTGTCCAAGGGCAGTCCTATGTCTCGATTGCCGTTGGAACTCTGGGGCCTTCTCTCCGTGGTAAAGTGCCAATTTTTTCAACCGAAGGAGAAATCCTTGGGGTTGTTTCTGTGGGCTACCTCATCGAGACCGTCCAGGATGTAATCCAACCCTATCAGCAAAGACTTCTTTTCTGGATTCTAGGGTTGTTCGCAGTAGGAACATTAGGAACATGGTTCATTGCACGGGAAGTAAAGCGTTCAATCTTTGGTTTGGAGCCTTACGAGATCGCGGGTCTGTATCGAGAGCGGACAGCGTTGTTGGAGTCGATTCGTGAGGGGATCATTGCAATCAATGAGAAAGGGGATGTGACCGTGATGAATCATCAGGCAGCCCAGATTTTGGGTTTCTCTCCAGAAGATGCCTTGGGACGTCCCATTGAAAAACTGCTGCCAGAAACGAGAATGCTGGAAGTCCTAAAAACAGGTAAAGGGGAGTATGATCAAGAAATGTTGATAGAAGAGGAAGAGGTCGTGGTAAACCGAGTCCCTATTTTGGAACAAGACCATGTGACAGGAGTGGTTTCCAGTTTTCGTCGAGCGCAGGAGATTGACCGACTTGTTCAAGAGTTGACAAGTATTCGAGAATATTCTCAGGCTTTGCGGGCGCAAACACATGAATATTCGAATAAATTACACACTCTTGCAGGGCTGATTCAGATTGGTGCAACGCAAGAGTCACTGGATTTAATCGGCCGTGAGTCTTCAGGTTACAATGCCCTGTTGCGTCAAATTTCTGACCAAATCCATGACCCATTTCTCTCTGCGATCATTGTTGGCAAGTATCATCGGGCTCTGGAACTCAAAACAGAACTGGAGATTGATCCAGAAAGCTCAATGGGAAACATCGGCCACTCCAGTCGCAGTGAGAAAATCATCACAATCATAGGAAATCTGCTAGAAAATGCGCTGGAGGCATCGGCCTTGGTTGAAGGTAGAAAAAAAGTGTCCCTGTCGATGACAGATGTGGGCAATGAGTTGATCTTCGAAATAGAAGATTCTGGACCAGGGATCAGCCAAGAGCAGCAAGAGACAATTTTTGATGAGGGTTTCACAACAAAATCAGGGATGGGACGAGGAATTGGCCTGAGACTCGTGCAGAAAAACCTGATTCAAATTCATGGGCATCTGACGATTGGGAAAAGTTCTTTGGGTGGTGCCCGTTTCACTGCGTACATCCCTAAAACCACTACGAATGACGAAGATGGTCACCAGAGTTCTGATTGCGGATGATGATTCTCGGATTACCGAGATACATCAGCACTACGTCAGTAAATTCGAAGGATTTGAAGTGATTGGCCTATCTAACACTTTGGAAGATACCAAGCTTCAGATTGAAGTAATGGAGCCACAGTTGCTGCTGCTGGATATCTATTTTCCTGACGGCTCAGGGATTGAGTTGCTCAAGGAAATTCGTCTTCGTTCGCAGGCACTGGATATCATTCCAATCACAGCAGCCAAAGAAGTACGTCTGCTTCAGGAAGCCCTTCGAGGAGGAGTCTTTGATTACATTCTAAAGCCCGTGGTGTTTTCTCGTTTTGAACAAACTCTTCGGCGTTATCGCACTCACCATTCCAATCTACAATCCTTGGACAGTCTGAATCAGTCTGATATTGATCGGATTATCCATCAGGAAAAACCTACTGATTCACCGCGAATGGATTCAGGGCTACCCAAGGGAATTGATCCGGTGACTTTAGACAAAATCCTTGAAGAAATGAAAGAGGGCTCAATAATGTTTACGTCAGAAGAAATGGCAGAGCGTGTTGGTGCGAGTCGGACGACTGCACGTCGCTATCTGGAATACCTTGTCAGTCGGGGCAGTGTGGAGGTAGATGTGAGTTATGGTGGAGTTGGCCGTCCAGAGCGCATTTATCGGATGACTCGGTGAAAGGAATTATAAACTTTCATAATAATTAGAGAATTGAGGGTAGTCTCATGTCACTCATACAAGTCCTACCTCAAACACATTCTTCCTGAGGAAAATGAGCAAACGCCTCACACGTGAAGATTATGGAGATTTCACCTCTGTTGATGCTGATTTTCGCCTGAGTTACGGAACAGAAGCTGATCAGTTTGGAGATCTCTATCTGCCTTCTGGAGACGGACCGCATCCTGTAGTGATTCTACTTCATGGAGGCTGCTGGAGAAATCGTTTTGGCCTAGAGCCTTTGGGTCGGGTTGCGGAGTGTCTTCAGCAAATGGGGATAGCAGTTTGGAGCCTGGAGTACCAGCGGCTTGGTCAGGGTGGTGGTTGGCCCACGACGATGCAGGATGTAGCAAGAGGTGCTGACCATTTGCGCTTGCTGGCAAAGATTTATCCGTTGGATCTTGCGCAAGTGATTGCATTGGGTCATTCGGCTGGAGGACACTTGGGCCTCTGGCTTGGAGCTCGTTCTCATTTACCCAGTAGCTCCGAACTTTATTTCCCTGATCCACTTCCACTTAAAGGGATCTTGTCATTGGCAGGAGTAGCTGATCTAGTTCGTGGAGTTGCTTGGAATGTCTGTCAGGGAGCTTGTGCCGAATTGATGGGAGGATCACCTGAGGAGGTTCCTGAGCGCTACCAACAGGCATCT from SAR324 cluster bacterium includes these protein-coding regions:
- a CDS encoding sensor histidine kinase; translated protein: MLPNPTPSYSGFQKWMPRSLGKRMLLLMMGLLILLVCATGFIGNQIVTGILNEYIGRVALNVSRSVSLSPIVYQGLIQLESDGIQRYAESVREATGASFVVVGDYEGKRYSHPVPERIGKYMVGGDNERALVQGQSYVSIAVGTLGPSLRGKVPIFSTEGEILGVVSVGYLIETVQDVIQPYQQRLLFWILGLFAVGTLGTWFIAREVKRSIFGLEPYEIAGLYRERTALLESIREGIIAINEKGDVTVMNHQAAQILGFSPEDALGRPIEKLLPETRMLEVLKTGKGEYDQEMLIEEEEVVVNRVPILEQDHVTGVVSSFRRAQEIDRLVQELTSIREYSQALRAQTHEYSNKLHTLAGLIQIGATQESLDLIGRESSGYNALLRQISDQIHDPFLSAIIVGKYHRALELKTELEIDPESSMGNIGHSSRSEKIITIIGNLLENALEASALVEGRKKVSLSMTDVGNELIFEIEDSGPGISQEQQETIFDEGFTTKSGMGRGIGLRLVQKNLIQIHGHLTIGKSSLGGARFTAYIPKTTTNDEDGHQSSDCG
- a CDS encoding alpha/beta hydrolase, with the translated sequence MSKRLTREDYGDFTSVDADFRLSYGTEADQFGDLYLPSGDGPHPVVILLHGGCWRNRFGLEPLGRVAECLQQMGIAVWSLEYQRLGQGGGWPTTMQDVARGADHLRLLAKIYPLDLAQVIALGHSAGGHLGLWLGARSHLPSSSELYFPDPLPLKGILSLAGVADLVRGVAWNVCQGACAELMGGSPEEVPERYQQASPCQMGPVKIPQVHLVGEFDEIVSAKMVQEDVFELRKQTVGISVDLELIPEIGHFELVDPTSAAWSIVEKAIKKLLLMMRTSDARNQFFSAMNGKKGENAKVP
- a CDS encoding response regulator, with product MVTRVLIADDDSRITEIHQHYVSKFEGFEVIGLSNTLEDTKLQIEVMEPQLLLLDIYFPDGSGIELLKEIRLRSQALDIIPITAAKEVRLLQEALRGGVFDYILKPVVFSRFEQTLRRYRTHHSNLQSLDSLNQSDIDRIIHQEKPTDSPRMDSGLPKGIDPVTLDKILEEMKEGSIMFTSEEMAERVGASRTTARRYLEYLVSRGSVEVDVSYGGVGRPERIYRMTR
- a CDS encoding tripartite tricarboxylate transporter permease, coding for MLPGIGPVNAIAVLFPIVYTLEVPAATVMILFAGIYYGSQYGNSISSILLNVPGTSAAAVTTIDGYAMAKQGLGGKALAMSAIASFIGGTISIFFLALFAPKLAELAINFGPAEYTVLMVFAFIALSSFSQGSLLKAIISAFLGLAIAAIGIDSTTGVSRLTFGMMELYDGIDFIVVVIGFFAVSEILIMLGQKESDQSKMQPLTSLWITFKEITGSLATSLRSCVSGFLIGVLPGAGGTIASFIAYATEKKLLRPNQFGSGDIRGVAAPESANNSASVGSFIPLLILG
- a CDS encoding tripartite tricarboxylate transporter substrate-binding protein — translated: MRKSMQSILGILTGTAIAATTMLGVAMAKPGNTECIAPAGAGGGWDFTCRVPAAQVMGDMGLIDGTMAVTNMSGAGGGKAYAHVVTKRGDDENLIVAASMATAARLGQNVYSGFKASDVRWVGALGADYGAIAVHKDSQFKTLGDLVTAMKDNPRRTAIVGGSSAGGWDHLKVLIVADKAGISDLKAINYISFDNGGTAMLEILSKRADAFTGDISELVEYEKKGNIRILAILAPDRIPAVPSAKTAKEQGYDVIGANWRGFYVPKNISNARYNEWVDIVTKVANSSQWADLSAKNGLAPFKSFGKDFENFVGGQIGKVAQISTDLGFMK
- a CDS encoding tripartite tricarboxylate transporter TctB family protein, whose product is MKSWGEGGADRLSALIILGFSLAYGYAGKFIQVGFYNGDIGPHHWIYMVASVMVLLGFGLVLRPTQHEFETEVWEDWRKRLPLVGVIIIYSVFLPYTGFLGAMIAMMIVVAKLFGANWKQAILCSVILSLLCLLLFDHLLGISLGRGLWLK